The Gemmatimonadota bacterium genome has a segment encoding these proteins:
- a CDS encoding GNAT family protein: GIARRRDRGKGYCTDAAQVILRFGFEHLDLYRISAVTASNNTGAIRVLEKLGFTQEGCEREAIYWSNRRWDRLLFGILRTEFESRHNTDY, translated from the coding sequence CTGGCATTGCCCGCAGGAGGGATAGAGGTAAGGGGTACTGCACAGATGCCGCACAGGTAATACTTCGATTTGGGTTTGAGCATTTGGACCTGTACAGGATTTCGGCTGTGACAGCCTCCAATAATACGGGTGCCATCCGAGTTCTCGAGAAGCTCGGATTTACTCAGGAAGGGTGCGAGCGCGAGGCTATATATTGGTCCAACCGACGTTGGGACAGGCTCTTATTCGGGATTTTGCGCACAGAATTTGAATCCAGGCATAATACAGACTACTGA
- a CDS encoding ATP-binding protein, with product MTKSLLIIINGAPCTGKTTLGRKLAKQLRLPFLSRDGIKEVLFDTLGWEDREFRVGLIHASWALLHCFLKTQVEAGKSLIVDTAFISKFDTPKLLELKERHDFEPFQILCKTDADVLFKRFKVRSESGERHPGHTDHLVTSDQFDEFLRNKKYKALDIGGSIFEIDTTDFKSIDYEGLLAAINLKISLND from the coding sequence ATGACAAAATCTTTGCTTATTATTATTAACGGTGCTCCGTGTACTGGCAAAACAACATTAGGGAGAAAACTGGCTAAGCAACTCCGCCTCCCCTTTCTTAGCAGAGATGGCATTAAGGAAGTCCTCTTCGATACCCTTGGCTGGGAAGATAGGGAATTTCGTGTAGGGTTAATCCATGCCAGTTGGGCGCTTTTGCATTGTTTCCTGAAAACTCAAGTTGAAGCGGGAAAATCGCTTATTGTTGACACAGCATTTATTTCCAAGTTTGATACGCCAAAACTCCTGGAATTAAAAGAGAGACATGACTTTGAGCCATTTCAGATCCTGTGCAAAACCGACGCTGATGTGCTCTTTAAGAGATTCAAAGTGCGGTCTGAATCTGGGGAGCGTCATCCCGGCCATACAGATCATTTGGTAACGTCCGACCAGTTCGACGAATTTCTGAGAAATAAAAAGTATAAGGCGTTAGATATAGGCGGCTCTATTTTTGAGATTGATACTACAGACTTCAAGTCGATTGACTATGAAGGTTTGTTGGCAGCAATAAACTTAAAAATTTCATTAAATGACTGA
- a CDS encoding class I SAM-dependent methyltransferase — MQETGSNYDTHWWALIYDQWNETGGRSALNERELHFYKNQLQNTRGVILEAACGTGCKMLPLLLDGLDIFGFDISHPMLEVLRHKAINLGISDIDSRISQQDLADFIYDRQFAAVLIPASSFMMLPTQQSQIDCLRQVYEHLQPGGRLLLNFYIPSYTEDILLHQDIPPGQEEFGECMHPRTGKPIQVNYSKICDLTSQTETYTWTFEYDGETAKVPMQTRWIHKEEFQLLLRLSGFDQWELYGSHDGKPYAGSPHITNTYWTVTK, encoded by the coding sequence ATGCAAGAGACTGGCAGTAACTATGATACCCATTGGTGGGCGCTAATCTATGACCAATGGAACGAGACTGGTGGCCGCTCTGCACTAAATGAACGGGAGTTACATTTTTACAAAAATCAATTGCAGAACACGCGCGGTGTGATATTGGAGGCTGCCTGTGGAACGGGTTGTAAAATGCTGCCTCTGCTGCTCGATGGGCTTGATATCTTTGGCTTTGATATTTCGCATCCCATGTTGGAAGTGCTCAGGCACAAAGCAATAAATTTGGGAATTTCAGATATAGATTCTCGAATCTCACAACAGGATCTTGCCGATTTTATCTATGACCGCCAATTTGCAGCGGTTCTCATACCTGCCAGTTCCTTCATGATGCTGCCGACTCAGCAAAGCCAAATAGACTGCCTACGACAGGTCTATGAGCATCTGCAGCCAGGAGGACGCTTACTCCTGAACTTCTACATTCCCTCCTACACAGAAGACATACTCCTTCACCAGGACATCCCGCCAGGACAGGAGGAGTTCGGTGAGTGCATGCACCCCAGGACAGGGAAGCCGATTCAGGTTAATTACTCAAAAATATGTGATCTGACATCGCAAACGGAAACCTACACCTGGACATTTGAGTATGACGGGGAAACGGCCAAAGTGCCAATGCAGACCCGATGGATTCACAAGGAAGAATTTCAGTTACTACTGCGATTGAGTGGATTTGACCAGTGGGAATTATACGGGAGCCACGACGGCAAACCCTACGCGGGTTCACCACATATCACCAATACCTACTGGACCGTAACCAAGTAA
- a CDS encoding DUF2441 domain-containing protein → MALDIGRGTLLFWSAKSELSSGTLVKPGHFQDHLIRQPLIEVQTSPLTVTIPDAASTGRVLLEVAWETVRLREFPYRPSRFDCLFLWTDERAARRFNSKRADTELYEVEIVDCSRVFAANMNLISYFEEPETLGSMFERAREYWRTERIDEHREILLEGSIRITQTIS, encoded by the coding sequence ATGGCTCTTGATATTGGTCGTGGAACTCTACTATTTTGGTCAGCGAAATCCGAGCTTTCCTCTGGGACCCTTGTGAAGCCGGGGCACTTTCAAGACCATCTGATCCGCCAACCTCTAATCGAAGTGCAAACCAGTCCTCTCACCGTGACGATTCCAGATGCTGCCTCAACGGGAAGGGTCCTGTTGGAAGTCGCCTGGGAAACGGTTCGCCTCAGAGAGTTTCCATATAGACCAAGTCGATTTGATTGTCTCTTCCTCTGGACAGACGAGCGTGCTGCCAGACGGTTCAATTCGAAAAGAGCAGATACTGAACTCTATGAAGTTGAGATTGTTGATTGCTCTCGTGTATTTGCTGCGAATATGAATCTCATAAGCTATTTTGAAGAGCCTGAAACTCTCGGATCAATGTTTGAGAGGGCACGAGAATACTGGAGAACCGAGAGAATAGACGAACACAGAGAGATTCTGTTGGAAGGCTCTATTCGGATCACACAGACTATCTCATAG
- a CDS encoding DUF692 family protein: MELAVNYSIQAAELLRQQQIAFDRFKCSDHLFDQITTIQESHPIYLHFPLKVGLGISDAVSTHTNQPAKWDQVEGLMGQTDTPFINLHLAPEDTDYPEVSANTTDPMHVEMLRDNMIRDVSAVVRRFGAERVVVENVFDGRTHNILRPAFLSEVICQIVAETGCRLLLDVSHARLAADYLGIDAREYITDLPVQHIQELHITGIHRIEGTYIEMARQMGVDEAIIQRVEGRLVDHMPMGHDDWPFLAWAIDQINNGSWGRPWIMTFEYGGVGDVWEKMTRTEILVEQIPRLYSMLNK, encoded by the coding sequence ATGGAACTTGCTGTGAATTATTCTATCCAAGCGGCAGAGTTGTTGCGGCAGCAGCAGATTGCCTTCGACCGTTTCAAGTGTTCTGATCATTTGTTTGACCAAATTACAACGATTCAAGAAAGTCACCCCATTTACCTGCACTTTCCACTTAAGGTAGGCCTGGGTATCTCTGATGCAGTGAGCACCCACACCAATCAGCCAGCCAAGTGGGATCAGGTTGAAGGTCTAATGGGACAAACAGACACACCTTTTATAAATCTACACCTGGCACCGGAAGATACTGATTACCCAGAAGTATCGGCTAATACCACGGATCCGATGCATGTCGAAATGCTGAGAGATAATATGATCCGGGATGTGAGTGCCGTGGTCCGACGTTTTGGAGCAGAGCGGGTAGTTGTTGAGAACGTTTTCGATGGAAGAACACACAACATATTACGTCCAGCGTTCTTATCAGAAGTCATTTGTCAGATAGTAGCAGAGACGGGTTGTAGATTGCTTTTAGATGTATCCCATGCTCGCCTGGCTGCTGACTATTTGGGTATCGACGCCCGTGAGTATATTACAGACTTACCAGTCCAACACATTCAAGAACTCCACATCACTGGCATCCATCGGATTGAAGGAACCTACATAGAGATGGCACGCCAGATGGGAGTGGATGAAGCAATTATTCAGCGCGTTGAAGGCCGTTTGGTGGATCACATGCCAATGGGACATGATGACTGGCCATTCTTGGCATGGGCGATAGATCAGATTAACAATGGTTCGTGGGGGCGACCGTGGATTATGACATTCGAATATGGTGGAGTCGGCGACGTGTGGGAAAAGATGACCAGGACAGAAATCCTGGTCGAACAGATCCCACGCCTGTATAGTATGCTCAATAAATAA
- a CDS encoding NAD(P)/FAD-dependent oxidoreductase — translation MKKEALENDIIVIGGGPASVEAAVAAVPYADSVVIISEEPVGDWGKLMPSRVWLAALDQMEMLEQSPLLRTTSKSGAFDLDLIAAHTDRVASSWRKYITEELNRKGVQISIGRASFNSPNQVQITSNAVRQELSAHAIIIASGAIPNFPLGFEPDGERIFSASTINQMKALPKSIIVVGDGPIGFEFVDIFSRLGASITWIVLAGGPRSGFGTEADEFLISIFKKRGIRIKAGPPIECIERGNDAISVIQNGLKIEAEMAFVNLGHRPNLGPLNLQAAGIEVNERGLLEPDEFGRTNISNIYVAGDAIRFGPGTIAMGQARVAGLHAVNKKTSPFDLESTVISFGLNPQVARVGTIQRDDGSVQSVAVPFRATILSHVNSELEGFIRVAWDNEGQVAGGLAVGRNAADALAPIAMAIKTRTSINDLAEMQGPHPNISELPYITAKKAT, via the coding sequence ATGAAAAAAGAAGCATTGGAAAATGACATAATTGTAATCGGTGGTGGTCCTGCGAGTGTTGAAGCGGCGGTCGCGGCGGTCCCCTATGCAGATAGCGTGGTAATCATCTCTGAAGAGCCTGTTGGCGATTGGGGAAAGCTGATGCCCAGTCGCGTGTGGTTGGCTGCACTCGACCAAATGGAAATGCTGGAACAGTCTCCATTATTGCGAACCACCTCTAAATCTGGGGCGTTTGATCTGGACCTGATCGCTGCTCACACTGACCGGGTTGCCAGTAGTTGGAGGAAGTACATTACTGAAGAACTCAATCGTAAAGGTGTCCAGATTTCGATTGGTCGTGCATCATTCAATTCCCCAAACCAGGTACAAATAACGAGTAATGCGGTTCGGCAAGAACTGTCTGCTCATGCCATCATCATTGCTTCCGGTGCTATCCCTAATTTTCCACTCGGATTTGAGCCTGATGGCGAGAGGATATTCTCCGCAAGCACAATAAATCAGATGAAGGCCCTACCCAAGTCAATCATTGTCGTGGGTGACGGTCCTATTGGGTTTGAGTTTGTCGATATATTCAGCCGTCTGGGTGCCAGTATAACCTGGATAGTGTTGGCTGGTGGTCCCAGATCTGGTTTTGGAACAGAAGCAGATGAATTTCTCATCAGCATCTTCAAAAAAAGAGGTATTCGAATTAAAGCCGGACCACCTATTGAGTGCATTGAACGCGGAAATGACGCGATATCTGTAATTCAGAACGGCTTGAAAATCGAAGCTGAAATGGCGTTCGTCAATCTTGGGCATAGACCCAATTTGGGACCTCTCAATCTGCAAGCGGCAGGCATAGAGGTTAATGAACGTGGACTTCTGGAACCGGATGAATTTGGACGCACGAACATTTCCAACATCTATGTTGCAGGTGATGCGATCCGATTTGGTCCGGGAACCATAGCCATGGGACAAGCAAGAGTAGCCGGATTACACGCTGTAAATAAGAAGACCTCCCCATTCGATCTGGAAAGCACAGTAATCTCCTTTGGGCTTAATCCCCAGGTCGCCAGGGTGGGAACAATTCAAAGAGATGACGGCTCCGTTCAATCCGTTGCAGTGCCTTTTCGAGCAACTATTCTTTCACATGTAAATAGCGAATTGGAAGGATTTATTAGAGTTGCGTGGGACAATGAAGGGCAAGTGGCCGGAGGATTAGCTGTTGGAAGGAATGCTGCTGATGCCCTTGCACCCATAGCGATGGCTATCAAGACGAGGACATCAATCAATGACCTTGCGGAAATGCAGGGGCCTCACCCCAATATCTCAGAATTGCCGTACATCACTGCGAAAAAAGCAACATAA
- a CDS encoding NUDIX domain-containing protein has protein sequence MKTEESIAKVIDRDICDNGETYSRYKQRVKEGKPTRDENPETHFCVYFLPYDSQSKKVFVIHHKKSGLWLSPGGHIDKDETLLAALNREIGEELGIWRFFKSEPQPFLLTITPIENLVQPCQSHYDIWYLLLTDGSNFNIDMQEFYAAKWLTIEAAREIVTDPSTLMAFQRLQP, from the coding sequence ATGAAAACAGAAGAATCAATTGCAAAAGTTATCGACCGTGATATATGTGACAATGGGGAAACCTATAGTCGCTATAAACAAAGAGTGAAAGAAGGAAAACCAACGCGAGATGAAAATCCAGAGACCCATTTTTGTGTCTATTTTCTGCCCTATGATTCCCAGAGCAAAAAGGTATTTGTCATCCACCATAAAAAGTCTGGCCTCTGGCTTTCTCCTGGCGGCCATATAGATAAAGACGAGACGCTTTTGGCAGCTTTGAACCGTGAGATAGGTGAAGAATTGGGAATATGGCGCTTTTTTAAATCCGAGCCACAACCGTTTTTGTTGACCATTACACCAATAGAAAATCTCGTGCAACCCTGCCAGTCTCATTATGACATCTGGTATTTGCTTCTTACAGATGGCAGCAATTTCAATATTGATATGCAGGAATTCTATGCTGCCAAATGGTTGACTATTGAAGCCGCAAGGGAAATAGTCACTGATCCGTCAACTCTTATGGCCTTTCAAAGGCTTCAACCGTAA
- a CDS encoding DUF4838 domain-containing protein produces MGSLEMEGGHGFRDWWERFHEIHPEYFALQPDGTRSGFPQPKYAKLCQSNPEVPKQWLADVEKALNQNPNQRVFNASPNDGWASGHCVCEPCRAWDHPDGELRSFHWKGTRQELPALSDRHVRFANTCARLLKQRYPDRDYYVMMLAYGHSRPAPIREVPAENVIVASVANFLNRDGLIDRGSTRGSTHKEQYIAWSKVAKHMMWRPNVGDPAGWPQGQPDVALIQAIEDFKLIGEKAMGIFVDMVWEHWATHGPQYYLMAHLLWDPLQDGQAILQNYYQRAFGPAATELEAYWNLMEETRSIFWASERAYPDVYDKAFFDRAYALLEQASRKVTDEPERFGARIDFVRIGLDHTRHMIDIRAGMTRYWNGDKREQANVLAAWEKIEQLCKDHPYAINWGPIRPQTPRMAGLHPDYPPRKRAPVVKRIKSSEQR; encoded by the coding sequence TTGGGTTCCCTCGAAATGGAAGGGGGGCATGGATTCCGCGACTGGTGGGAGCGATTTCACGAAATACACCCCGAATACTTCGCACTTCAGCCTGACGGAACGCGGAGCGGATTTCCACAACCCAAATACGCCAAGCTCTGCCAATCGAATCCGGAGGTACCGAAGCAATGGCTCGCGGATGTCGAGAAAGCACTAAACCAAAACCCAAATCAACGCGTCTTCAATGCGTCGCCTAACGACGGCTGGGCTAGCGGGCATTGTGTTTGTGAGCCCTGTCGCGCCTGGGACCATCCAGATGGCGAGCTCCGTTCGTTTCACTGGAAAGGGACCAGGCAGGAACTGCCCGCACTATCTGATCGGCACGTCCGGTTTGCTAACACATGTGCGCGGCTACTCAAGCAGCGCTATCCGGATCGAGACTACTATGTCATGATGCTGGCCTACGGGCATTCCCGGCCTGCTCCGATTCGCGAAGTTCCGGCAGAGAATGTCATTGTGGCAAGCGTGGCGAATTTCCTCAACCGAGACGGCCTGATCGACCGTGGTTCGACCAGGGGTTCCACACACAAAGAGCAATACATCGCGTGGTCGAAGGTCGCGAAGCACATGATGTGGCGACCCAATGTCGGTGACCCCGCGGGCTGGCCTCAGGGACAGCCGGATGTGGCTCTCATACAAGCAATTGAGGACTTCAAACTGATCGGTGAAAAAGCGATGGGCATCTTTGTCGATATGGTATGGGAACACTGGGCAACGCACGGGCCACAATACTATCTCATGGCGCATCTCTTGTGGGATCCGTTGCAGGATGGGCAGGCGATTCTACAGAATTACTATCAACGTGCATTCGGCCCAGCAGCCACAGAACTCGAGGCCTATTGGAATCTGATGGAGGAGACGCGCAGCATCTTTTGGGCAAGTGAACGAGCATACCCGGATGTCTATGACAAGGCGTTCTTCGACCGCGCTTATGCGCTACTCGAACAGGCGTCACGCAAGGTTACGGACGAACCGGAGCGATTCGGGGCGCGGATTGATTTCGTCCGCATAGGCCTGGATCACACCCGCCACATGATCGACATTCGCGCTGGAATGACCCGGTATTGGAACGGAGACAAAAGAGAACAGGCGAACGTACTCGCCGCCTGGGAAAAGATCGAGCAACTCTGTAAGGATCACCCCTATGCGATCAACTGGGGACCGATCCGTCCCCAGACGCCGCGAATGGCCGGGTTGCACCCAGATTATCCTCCAAGGAAGAGAGCTCCCGTCGTGAAGCGAATAAAGTCGTCGGAGCAACGTTAA
- a CDS encoding sulfatase: MNIILLIIDTMRYDYIGTNGNDWIETPNLDRLSSQSWCFDRAFAASFPTIPYRTDVMTGKYGSPFHAWKPLPFNTNALPYVLGKAGYATQLLHDTPHLVNGGHAFDYPFHTWTFIRGAEVDRAWINDEAKWPSNWAKDPLFDILEDELPIPTIQYARSNRGRDNLDDWNCAKLFNTAAEFLRDNKNRENFFLWIDCFDPHEPWDVPPEFMLKYDKTPGYDGRLDPRIFKGGTQARSNPNLPDEARARIKASYAAKVTWMDHCFGRFLEAFEATGLSKNTAILVAGDHGTNVGERGRFGKGAPVREQEIHIPLFIKTPEGDTGRSSAIFQPQDFFATIANLSDAPVPDNIESYDILKAARNNSMGHREIALSGVARSKAMRHLQRGYFTVFDQEGYLEWHPNPEDSILTPYGSLANIASENPDRVQDLHTSGIAELKHRNADPIFIDWLKNGAPGNVPECNLFDGYPGPEGFEMYSSNIYKGT, from the coding sequence ATGAACATCATTCTCTTAATCATCGACACCATGCGCTACGACTATATCGGCACCAACGGCAATGACTGGATCGAAACACCCAACCTCGACCGCCTATCCTCACAATCCTGGTGTTTCGACCGTGCCTTCGCAGCGAGCTTTCCCACCATCCCCTATCGCACCGACGTCATGACCGGCAAATACGGCAGTCCCTTTCACGCCTGGAAACCACTGCCCTTCAACACCAACGCACTGCCGTATGTCCTCGGCAAAGCAGGCTACGCGACGCAACTCCTGCACGACACCCCCCACCTCGTCAACGGAGGTCACGCCTTCGATTATCCCTTTCACACCTGGACCTTCATTCGCGGTGCCGAAGTTGACCGCGCCTGGATAAATGACGAAGCCAAATGGCCCAGCAACTGGGCAAAAGACCCGCTCTTTGACATCCTCGAAGACGAACTCCCAATACCAACCATTCAATATGCCCGCAGCAACAGAGGCCGTGACAACTTAGACGACTGGAACTGCGCCAAACTCTTCAACACCGCCGCCGAGTTTCTTCGCGACAATAAAAACCGGGAAAATTTCTTCCTCTGGATCGACTGCTTCGACCCCCACGAACCCTGGGACGTACCCCCCGAATTCATGCTCAAATACGACAAAACGCCTGGTTATGATGGGCGCCTCGATCCTCGCATATTCAAGGGCGGAACACAAGCCCGCAGCAATCCCAACCTGCCCGACGAAGCCAGAGCACGCATCAAAGCCAGTTATGCAGCCAAAGTCACCTGGATGGACCACTGCTTTGGCCGCTTCCTCGAAGCCTTTGAAGCCACGGGTCTGTCCAAAAACACCGCCATCCTCGTCGCAGGCGATCACGGCACCAACGTCGGTGAACGCGGCAGATTTGGCAAAGGCGCACCCGTTCGCGAACAAGAAATACACATCCCACTTTTCATCAAAACACCCGAAGGCGACACAGGTCGCAGTTCTGCCATCTTTCAACCACAAGATTTCTTCGCCACCATCGCCAACCTATCAGACGCACCTGTTCCCGACAATATCGAAAGTTACGACATCCTCAAAGCTGCACGCAATAACAGCATGGGCCACCGCGAAATCGCCCTATCAGGCGTGGCGCGCAGCAAAGCGATGCGACATCTTCAACGCGGCTACTTTACTGTCTTCGACCAGGAAGGCTATCTCGAATGGCATCCCAACCCCGAAGACAGCATCCTCACGCCCTACGGCTCTCTGGCCAATATCGCGTCTGAAAATCCTGATCGCGTTCAAGACCTTCACACCTCAGGCATCGCCGAACTCAAACACCGCAATGCCGACCCCATCTTCATCGACTGGCTCAAAAATGGCGCACCCGGCAATGTACCCGAATGCAATCTCTTCGACGGCTACCCTGGCCCTGAAGGCTTTGAAATGTATTCCTCCAATATCTACAAAGGCACTTAA
- a CDS encoding sialidase family protein, with translation MAGNPNKADYKITPKNPPNDGILFVDHAPARRGGNLGHALVEYEDGKILAFYPNCSAESHNPKKSDKGHSARGWMEYKRSEDGGETWSDRNVVAYSKNLFDTGQSGKTSKKLSAFAEKAIRTDKGEIVLFFLVCDITTNVIWRQFQVPTYISSPDGGYTWSEPSALCDSRGRLYDAKYHNGEILALHFRNDNEINFLGNKPEHVYELHVSSDGGQTFEKRSELPFDTIGKSYGTMGIRDNGSIIVYIYNSKAEHTMDYVVSNDGGRTWSEPKIAHFKKKIRNPQMAVLNGCYFMHGRSAFLQGKKEEKGHFVLYASRDGFAWDGGIYLRMREKGIAAYSNSIVVGSLNPHKRNRLLLQASHAYEQHLTNVYHWWIDTP, from the coding sequence ATGGCCGGAAACCCAAACAAAGCAGATTATAAAATCACCCCCAAAAACCCACCGAACGATGGGATTCTCTTTGTCGATCACGCCCCGGCAAGAAGAGGTGGAAATCTCGGGCACGCACTGGTGGAGTATGAGGACGGGAAGATCCTCGCCTTCTATCCGAACTGCTCCGCCGAAAGCCACAACCCGAAGAAGTCTGACAAGGGCCACTCGGCTAGAGGCTGGATGGAATACAAGCGATCGGAAGACGGCGGCGAGACCTGGAGCGATCGGAACGTGGTCGCCTATTCGAAAAACTTGTTCGACACCGGACAGAGCGGGAAGACCAGCAAGAAATTGTCCGCCTTCGCCGAGAAGGCAATTCGAACGGACAAGGGTGAAATCGTCCTCTTTTTCCTTGTGTGTGACATCACGACCAATGTCATTTGGAGGCAATTTCAGGTGCCGACATACATCAGCAGTCCGGATGGAGGGTACACATGGAGTGAGCCATCTGCACTGTGCGACAGTCGGGGCAGGCTCTACGATGCAAAGTATCACAACGGAGAGATACTCGCGCTCCACTTCAGGAACGACAACGAGATCAATTTCCTGGGCAACAAGCCCGAGCATGTGTACGAGTTGCATGTGAGCAGCGACGGCGGCCAGACCTTCGAGAAGCGCAGCGAGCTTCCCTTCGACACCATCGGAAAATCGTACGGAACCATGGGGATACGCGATAACGGAAGCATCATTGTTTACATATACAACAGCAAGGCTGAGCACACGATGGACTATGTGGTGAGCAACGACGGCGGCCGGACTTGGTCAGAACCGAAGATCGCACACTTTAAAAAGAAGATCCGAAATCCTCAGATGGCTGTGCTAAACGGCTGTTATTTTATGCACGGACGCAGTGCATTTTTGCAGGGTAAGAAAGAGGAAAAAGGTCACTTTGTTCTATATGCTTCACGAGATGGCTTTGCCTGGGATGGCGGCATCTACTTGAGGATGCGCGAGAAGGGAATCGCAGCATATTCGAACAGCATCGTGGTCGGATCGCTGAATCCACACAAGCGGAATCGGCTGCTACTGCAGGCGTCGCATGCGTATGAACAGCACTTGACGAACGTGTATCACTGGTGGATCGACACGCCATAG
- a CDS encoding sigma-70 family RNA polymerase sigma factor has protein sequence MPRSLPTSHTDLNDATDDLLVQRAGSGDMGAFNILSGRYIRLIYGIGWAITGRREDADDVVQDTFVSAYSRLYSLKNGRKFAPWISQIARNTALDVLDKRKRHRIDENWLRERDLVSTPAEQLDEFNRLNHLWFAINKLPTDDKITVVLHYFVGLDQQSVSNTLGVPLGTVKSRLNRARRKLKGEMIQMKTKNFNASGPEDDFGRSGLGGMEGDITWEPLLRGDGLEGWCETDVPLANSTPAERGISWTRNGNAVRGKVPAEKTSRIVRGDANWRDYEISALCTLIEGPDVQIHFRVSEEGQAYYMLNFLYGWQAIAISKMEPGAGEVDKLSVVNFPFEKGREYNILIAARAQSLTSYIDGKLVNQVTDNSYRKGGIALGLWWSSVNFRDPRIRHIH, from the coding sequence ATGCCGCGGTCATTACCTACATCCCACACTGACCTCAACGATGCCACTGACGACCTGCTGGTGCAACGAGCAGGGTCCGGCGATATGGGTGCATTCAACATCCTTTCTGGCCGTTATATCCGTCTTATTTACGGAATTGGCTGGGCCATTACGGGACGGAGAGAAGACGCCGACGATGTGGTGCAAGACACGTTCGTTTCTGCGTACAGCCGATTGTATAGCCTGAAGAACGGTAGGAAGTTTGCCCCCTGGATCAGTCAAATTGCCCGCAATACAGCACTTGATGTATTGGACAAGAGGAAGCGGCATCGCATAGACGAGAACTGGCTCAGAGAACGGGATCTGGTGAGTACTCCTGCCGAACAGTTGGACGAGTTTAATCGGTTGAATCACCTGTGGTTTGCGATAAACAAACTCCCAACGGACGACAAGATCACGGTGGTTCTCCACTATTTTGTCGGTCTTGATCAGCAGAGCGTTTCAAATACGTTAGGCGTTCCTCTGGGAACCGTCAAGAGTCGGCTCAATCGGGCACGAAGAAAACTGAAAGGAGAAATGATCCAAATGAAAACAAAAAATTTCAACGCCTCAGGGCCAGAAGATGATTTCGGCCGATCGGGGTTAGGGGGAATGGAAGGCGATATTACATGGGAACCGCTCCTGCGGGGTGATGGGTTAGAAGGTTGGTGCGAGACCGATGTGCCGTTGGCCAATTCCACGCCAGCAGAGCGAGGGATATCGTGGACTCGCAACGGCAATGCAGTCAGGGGGAAAGTGCCAGCCGAGAAGACAAGCCGAATTGTCCGGGGAGATGCGAATTGGCGCGACTACGAAATCTCAGCTCTATGCACGCTAATTGAAGGACCGGATGTGCAAATACACTTCCGCGTTTCAGAGGAAGGACAAGCCTACTACATGCTCAATTTCCTCTATGGTTGGCAGGCCATCGCCATCAGCAAAATGGAACCTGGTGCTGGAGAAGTGGACAAGCTGAGTGTTGTCAACTTCCCTTTTGAAAAGGGTCGCGAGTACAATATTCTGATCGCAGCACGCGCGCAGTCGTTGACGAGTTACATCGACGGAAAGCTGGTTAATCAAGTAACGGACAACTCATACCGAAAGGGTGGAATAGCTCTGGGACTATGGTGGTCGTCCGTGAACTTCAGAGATCCCAGGATCAGACACATCCATTAA